TCGCGCAGCCGCGCCTGGTAGAGCGCGTACGCCTGGGCGAGCGTCTTCTCGAAGCCGTCGGCGGCCTGCCCGGCGAAGGTCTCCTCGTCGATGAGCTCGTTCTTGAGGTTGGAGACCTTGGCGGTGAAGGACTTCGGCGGGTAGCGCTTGGGGTCGAGGTCCAGGTCACGGCAGACCAGGGCCATCAGCCGCTTGGAGTCGGCCGCGTCGTAGATGGAGAACGACGAGGTGAAGCCGAGTCGCTTCGACTCGCGGCGCAGGATGCGCACGCACGCGCTGTGGAAGGTCATGACCCACATGGCGTTGGCGCGGGGGCCGACGAGCTGCTCGACCCGCTCCTTCATCTCACCGGCGGCCTTGTTGGTGAAGGTGATCGCCAGGATCTGCCCGGGGTGCACGCCGCGCTCGGCCAGCAGGTGGGCGATGCGGTGGGTGAGCACCCGGGTCTTGCCGGAGCCGGCGCCCGCGACGATGAGCAGCGGGGACCCGGCGTGCACCACGGCGGCACGCTGCTCGGTGTTGAGCCCGTCGAGCAGCGCCGCGGAGTCGATGACCGGGCGCGGGGCGCCGTCGCGGTAGTACCCGTCCCTGGGCGGCGGGGGCGCGTCGAAGAGCCCTTCGAAGAGGCCCTCGGGCTCCTCCTCGGGCTCGTGGTCCTCCGGGGGCGGCGGGGGCCCCTCCTCCACGGGCTGGAGGTTGGTCAGGTAACTGTCGTCAAAGAGGCTGCTCATCGCTTGTCGAGTTTAGATGCCCCGACCGACAGTCCGGGCGGCCTTGACAGAGTCCCCACGGCGACGGTCACCGAGTGTCAAGGACCGTACGCGGCGCGCTGAAGGACATCCCCTCGTGGCCGAGGTCACGAAAATGTATCGGGCATATCGCACATCGCTCTTCCCAGCCGCCCTGCGGCTTGGTTACCGTGCTCAGCCGGGCGGCCCGTATCCCCTGACGGGCGAACCGCGCCACAGGGCCGCCCCCGCCGAATCCGGCCCGCCCACGGCTGTCCGGAACCGGGGCCCCACACGCACCACCGGGGCGAATCGGGTCGTACGCGTCGATACGGGTACGGGGCGTAGGGCAGCCTTCCGTTCCGCCCGAACCCGAAGGCCCCACTCGGCAGGCGGTCCATGGAAGGAGATGCCGGTCTTGGCATCGCATCGCAAGCCGCGCACCCCGATGCGCGTGACGTCACCGGCTGTGGGGTTCACCACGGTCGCGCTGGCCTCGGTGACGCTGCTCTCGACACAGAGCGCGACGGCAGCGCCGTCGGCTCCCAAGCCGAGCATCGAGGAGATACGGAAGAAGGTCGACGACCTCTACCGTCAGGCGGGCTCCGCGACCCAGGAGTACAACCGGGCCAAGGACTCCACCGCCGAGCAGCAGGACAAGGTGGACGCCCTGTTGGAGGAGGCGGCCCAGCGGGCGGAGAAGGTCAACGAGGCCCGGCGCGCGCTCGGGAACTACGCGGCGGCGCAGTACCGCACCGGCGGTCTGGCGTCCTCGATGACGTTCTTCCTGGCGGACGACCCGCAGTCGTACTTCGACCAGGACCAGCTGATGAAGCGTCGCAGCGGGCAGCAGGAGAAGGCGGTCTCCGACTTCCGCACCCAGCAGCTGGCGGCGGCCGAGAAGCGCACCGAGGCCACCAAGAGCCTGGAAGCGCTGACGGAGTCGCAGGAGGATCTGCGCACCAGCAAGCAGACCGTGCAGAACAAGCTGGCCGAGGCGCGCACGCTGCTGTCGAAGCTGACCGCCGAGGAGAAGGCGCGCCTCGCCGAGCTGGAGCGGAAGAAGGAAGCCGAGGCGGAGAAGAAGGCGGAGAAGCTCGCCGCAGAGCAGGCAGCCGCGGCGAAGGCGGCGGCCGACGAGGCCGCTGCCGACGCCGCCGCCTCTGGCTCGGACGCGACCACCGGGTCCACCGGGACCACGACCGGCTCGACCACGTCCGCTTCCACCAAGGGCGCCCAGGCGCTGGCGTTCGCCGAGTCCCAGATCGGCAAGCCGTACGTGTGGGGCGCCACCGGCCCGGCGTCGTACGACTGCTCCGGTCTGACCCAGGCGGCCTGGCGGGAGGCGGGCGTGGACCTGCCGCGTACCACCTGGGACCAGGTCAACGTGGGGACGCGGGTCGCGACCGCCGACCTCCAGCCCGGAGACCTGATCTTCTTCTACGACGACATCAGCCACGTGGGCATCTACCAGGGCGACGGGATGATGGTCCACGCGCCGAAGCCGGGTGCGTACGTCCGCGAGGAGTCGATCTACTACATGCCGATCTACGGCAGCGTCCGGCCGGGCTGACCCGACCGGACCGCCTTCACCCCGCCGTCCCGGCCCGCCTCGTTCGGGTTGCCGGGGTGGTGGGGCGCCTACGAGCATTCCCAGTAGAAGCGCCCTTCGCGGTGGTCGGGGCTGACGAAGGCGAAACCGTGGCCGTAGCCGAAGTTGAGGAAGTA
The DNA window shown above is from Streptomyces sp. NBC_00247 and carries:
- a CDS encoding C40 family peptidase, with amino-acid sequence MPVLASHRKPRTPMRVTSPAVGFTTVALASVTLLSTQSATAAPSAPKPSIEEIRKKVDDLYRQAGSATQEYNRAKDSTAEQQDKVDALLEEAAQRAEKVNEARRALGNYAAAQYRTGGLASSMTFFLADDPQSYFDQDQLMKRRSGQQEKAVSDFRTQQLAAAEKRTEATKSLEALTESQEDLRTSKQTVQNKLAEARTLLSKLTAEEKARLAELERKKEAEAEKKAEKLAAEQAAAAKAAADEAAADAAASGSDATTGSTGTTTGSTTSASTKGAQALAFAESQIGKPYVWGATGPASYDCSGLTQAAWREAGVDLPRTTWDQVNVGTRVATADLQPGDLIFFYDDISHVGIYQGDGMMVHAPKPGAYVREESIYYMPIYGSVRPG